From a single Aggregatilinea lenta genomic region:
- a CDS encoding ABC transporter ATP-binding protein — protein MHNPPQPDSAPCLDVRGVSKTFRDGGHDVQALADVSLSAQPGELITIIGPSGSGKSTLFNLITGLAQPDSGEIIINGAPIGHRTGRVGYMPQRDLLLPWRTVLNNVILGPELDGRPRKEARQRARDLMPLFGLDGFEDAFPDTLSGGMRQRAALLRTFLTDRDVLLLDEPFGALDALTRRDLQRWLLDVWQRFRKTILFITHDVEEAVFLGDRVLVFSARPGRIVRELHVDLPRPRGSLSVVSEDLRRLEAELLDALEQAETRA, from the coding sequence ATGCACAACCCACCGCAGCCCGATTCCGCCCCGTGCCTGGACGTGCGCGGCGTCAGCAAGACGTTCCGCGACGGCGGGCACGACGTGCAGGCCCTCGCCGACGTCAGCCTGAGCGCGCAGCCCGGCGAGTTGATCACCATTATCGGGCCGAGCGGCAGCGGAAAGAGCACGCTGTTCAACCTGATCACCGGGCTGGCCCAGCCCGACAGCGGCGAGATCATCATCAACGGCGCGCCCATTGGTCACCGAACCGGGCGGGTGGGCTACATGCCCCAGCGCGATCTGCTGCTGCCGTGGCGCACCGTACTCAACAACGTCATCCTGGGGCCGGAACTGGACGGGCGTCCGCGCAAGGAGGCCCGCCAGCGCGCGCGCGACCTCATGCCGCTGTTCGGCCTGGACGGCTTTGAGGACGCGTTCCCCGATACCCTCTCCGGCGGGATGCGCCAGCGGGCCGCGCTGCTGCGCACCTTCCTCACCGACCGCGACGTGCTGCTGCTCGATGAGCCGTTCGGCGCGCTCGACGCGCTGACGCGCCGCGACCTTCAGCGCTGGCTGCTCGACGTGTGGCAGCGCTTCCGCAAAACGATCCTGTTCATCACGCACGACGTGGAAGAGGCCGTCTTCCTGGGCGACCGCGTGCTCGTCTTCAGCGCGCGACCGGGCCGCATCGTGCGCGAGCTGCATGTCGATCTGCCGCGCCCGCGCGGATCGTTGTCGGTCGTGTCGGAAGACTTGCGCCGCCTGGAAGCGGAACTGCTCGACGCGCTCGAACAAGCGGAAACCCGCGCCTGA